Proteins from one Bufo gargarizans isolate SCDJY-AF-19 chromosome 8, ASM1485885v1, whole genome shotgun sequence genomic window:
- the LOC122945743 gene encoding peroxisomal N(1)-acetyl-spermine/spermidine oxidase-like, with product MDSDLHSNHQPRVVVIGAGFAGLGAATTLVKHGVKNLIILEALDRAGGRVWTHKPFGADALELGATWIHGQKDNPLYQMSKEKGLLADDGFGMVSCQPLSVTPQDYFFNEQGKQLPPTQVEHVTCFFGRLMSQINQQDYKRECESWSVGEYLDREFTLSNLSKVEGAEEIYEWCKRAECVDEACNSMYEFSLSQLGLYTALEGPFFNSLGSKGYQAVLDIFIDQLPPNSLRCRKPVRCVQWDGSSSPSKLSKHPVNVVCEDGEQFPSDHVIVTVSLGCMKERASTFFDPPLPKGKMEAIQRLGFGTVAKIFLEFSKPFWPDDCAGIQLLWEQGPESLKGYSDGCRQQSWRSEWFKKIGGFDCVPMHRSTLCGWITGLAAEHMETLPESEVGEVCVRLLKQFTSWPVTELRGVLRSKWYSNPYIRGSYTNVPLGVDAVKEQMALAEPLPSTYQRKTQRPLQVLFAGEATHPNFYTTTHGAYMSGVREAERLIKLFESKAIPRL from the exons ATGGACTCAGATCTTCATAGCAACCACCAACCCAGAGTGGTTGTAATTGGTGCCGGCTTTGCAGGTCTTGGTGCtgccaccaccttggtgaagcatGGAGTGAAGAATCTTATCATCCTGGAAGCATTAGATCGGGCGGGTGGAAGAGTTTGGACGCATAAACCTTTTGGAGCTGATGCACTGGAGTTAGGTGCCACCTGGATCCATGGCCAGAAGGACAATCCACTTTACCAGATGTCCAAAGAGAAAGGACTACTGGCAGATGATGGGTTTGGTATGGTGTCCTGCCAACCACTATCTGTAACCCcccaagattatttttttaatgagcAAGGAAAGCAGCTACCCCCAACTCAGGTGGAACATGTAACTTGTTTTTTTGGAAGGTTAATGTCTCAAATCAACCAGCAAGACTATAAACGAGAATGTGAATCGTGGTCAGTCGGGGAGTATCTAGATCGTGAATTTACCTTGTCCAACCTTTCGAAGGTCGAGGGTGCGGAAGAGATATACGAGTGGTGTAAACGAGCGGAGTGCGTGGACGAGGCTTGTAACTCCATGTATGAGTTCTCGTTGAGTCAGCTTGGCTTATACACTGCTCTTGAGGGACCCTTTTTTAACTCTTTGGGCAGTAAGGGTTACCAAGCTGTACTAGACATCTTTATAGACCAGCTGCCGCCTAATTCCCTTCGCTGCCGTAAGCCTGTTCGATGCGTCCAGTGGGATGGATCTTCATCACCTTCAAAGTTATCAAAACATCCGGTCAATGTGGTTTGTGAAGACGGTGAGCAGTTTCCATCAGATCATGTCATTGTCACTGTGTCTCTTGGGTGCATGAAGGAACGAGCGTCTACTTTTTTTGACCCTCCCCTGCCAAAGGGAAAGATGGAGGCCATCCAGAGATTGGGGTTTGGCACAGTGGCCAAGATCTTCTTAGAGTTTTCAAAGCCCTTTTGGCCGGATGATTGTGCCGGAATACAGCTTCTATGGGAACAAGGCCCAGAGAGCCTGAAGGGTTATTCTGATGGGTGTAGGCAACAATCATGGCGTTCGGAGTGGTTTAAGAAGATTGGAGGTTTTGACTGCGTTCCAATGCATAGAAGCACCCTCTGTGGTTGGATCACCGGATTGGCTGCGGAGCACATGGAGACCCTCCCTGAAAGTGAGGTGGGGGAAGTATGTGTCAG attattgaagcaaTTCACAAGTTGGCCAGTGACAGAACTGCGAGGGGTGCTGCGTTCCAAGTGGTATAGTAACCCCTACATACGAGGGTCTTATACCAATGTGCCTTTGGGGGTGGATGCTGTGAAAGAGCAGATGGCCTTGGCAGAGCCATTACCATCCACATATCAGAGGAAGACCCAGCGG